The following are encoded in a window of Spea bombifrons isolate aSpeBom1 chromosome 2, aSpeBom1.2.pri, whole genome shotgun sequence genomic DNA:
- the HSPB1 gene encoding heat shock protein beta-1, protein MSERRVPFTFLSTPSWEPFRDWYQGTNRLFDQWFGMPRIPEDWHQLPSTSWPGYVRLFPSQSLDVVPPTTPAVTSPAAAAVPDFNRALSRQLSSGISEIRQTSDHWKVSLDVNHFAPEELVVKTKDGIVEITGKHEEKQDEHGFISRCFTRKYTLPAGVDIAAVTSTLSPDGILTVEALLPKPAIQSAEITIPVTFQSRAEITKKGEEAAKK, encoded by the exons ATGTCCGAACGCAGAGTGCCTTTCACTTTCCTCAGCACTCCAAGCTGGGAGCCATTCCGAGACTGGTACCAAGGTACAAACAGACTCTTTGATCAGTGGTTTGGTATGCCCCGTATCCCAGAGGACTGGCACCAATTGCCCAGCACAAGTTGGCCAGGCTATGTCCGTCTTTTCCCAAGCCAGTCTCTGGATGTGGTGCCTCCTACCACACCAGCTGTTACCTCacctgctgctgccgctgtTCCTGACTTTAATCGGGCCCTGAGTCGCCAACTCAGCAGTGGAATCTCTGAGATCCGTCAGACATCAGACCACTGGAAGGTCAGCCTGGATGTCAACCACTTTGCCCCAGAGGAGCTGGTTGTGAAAACAAAAGACGGAATTGTTGAAATTACAG GAAAACATGAAGAAAAACAGGATGAACATGGATTCATTTCTAGATGCTTCACTAGAAAATACAC TCTTCCTGCAGGTGTTGACATTGCTGCTGTGACATCTACTCTTTCCCCAGACGGCATTTTGACTGTAGAGGCCCTTTTACCAAAACCTGCCATTCAGTCAGCAGAGATCACCATCCCAGTCACTTTCCAGAGCCGGGCTGAGATTACCAAGAAAGGGGAGGAAGCAGCCAAAAAATAA